The Bacillus sp. FJAT-27916 genomic interval AGATCTTTGAGGAGATAATAATCTTCGTAGACTCTGGATAATGCTCCTTCAGAGCAGCTTGAATCGCGGCTTCTGAAATAGCATCTACAGCAGAGGTTGCATCATCAATGATCAGTATCTCTGGTTTGCGAACGAGCGCGCGCGCTATTGACAGGCGCTGCCTTTGACCCCCAGATAGATTGGTTGCTCCCTGCATAAGCTCGTAATCAAATATGCCGTCTAATTCCTTCACAAAAGACCAAGCCTGTGCATCTTCAAGTGCTGCAGTCATTTCCTCTACGCTTGCATCATCCTTGCCCATCTTCAGATTATATTGAATAGCTCCTGAAAACAGCATGGCTTTTTGTGTAATAAAGCCAATCGATTCTCTCAGTTCATCCAAGGAAATCTTTCGAATATCCATGCCGTTTACCAGCACCTGACCCGCTTCCACTTCATATAATCTTGGGATGAGCTTGGCAAGTGTTGTTTTCCCGCTTCCCGTTCCTCCTATAATTCCGAGCGTTTCTCCTGGAGGGATACGAACATTTATATCGGATAATACATGCTCGCCATTTTTACTGTAGCTGAAGCTGACATTTTTGAACTCTACTTCACCCTTATGCTCATTGAGTAATACCGGCCGAACGGGCTCTTCGATATCGCCAGTCGTATCCAGAACGTCCTTAATCCGGTCAGCTGATGGAAAAGCACGAGTGATTTGCATAAGAACCGCACTGCTTGTCATCAAGGAGTTTAGAATAATCGTTAAATAATTGACAAACGCAATGATCATCCCTACCTCCATCGAGCCGCTATCAAGCTTAATGGCTCCCATCCAAATAGCAAAGACGATGCCCATGTTTACGATAAACTGGAGGAGAGGCATTAATCCCATAATCGTCAAATCAGCCCGAATATTCACTTTTGTTAGATGATCATTCACCTCTGTGAATTGTTTCATCTCATATTTTTCTGTGCCAAATGCTTTGACGACCCTTACTCCGGCCAAGTGCTCATGTGTCTTCGTATTAACTCGGTCAATCGCCTTCTGAACAAGACCGAACAACGTACCTGCCTTGAAGGTGAATAATACAATGAGCACGACTAGAATAGGAACAATGACAAGTAAAATGGGGAATAACTCTCTCGCTGTTAAGTAAACAATTACGATGCTTCCGATAAACATGATCGGGCCGCGGACAAATATCCTTAATGTCATCATAGCTGCCTGCTGCACGGCTGTTATATCATTAGTCATAATCGTAATCAGCTTGCCTGCTCCAAACTTATCCATATTAGGACCAGAGAAATAATCAATCTTCCGGAAAACATCTCTCCGCAAATCAGTCGAGAAATGAACCGCTGCCCGTGTCGAGAAGATGCTGCTTCCAACTCCTCCAACAAGACCGAGCAATGCTGCTCCAAACATGAATAACCCCATTGTCAATACATAACCGTTATCTTCTGCAGCAATTCCATTATCAATGATCTTTTGCATAATGGTCGGCTGGATTAAATCCATTCCAACCTCCAGGCACATAAATAAAGGACCGAGCAGAACGATGAAACGGTATGGTCGAAAATACTTAAATAACCCCGCTGCTGATTTCATCCATATCCACTTCCCACATATTCTTTCTATTGACATATAAAAGGGCGTACGATACCAAGCCCGCACGCCCTACATATAAAATCTTTGGACCTTTCTTCCATTAGGTTAAACACCAGGCCTAACAGCCGATCATGTTAGGTGAGGCTTCTATCAGCGTTTTACCTTCTTCTTTCGCAGCTTATCCTTGCGCGGAAGCCTGATTGTTCTGCTTTTCTTCAGCTGAAACTTCGGTGTCCTAGCTTTAATATATCGAGCGATAATAAAGACAACATAAATAGCGATAGCTACATAGAAAAATTCCGGAACACTATTAAAACCAGACCTTGCAATTAGATAGAACATATAGAGCAAAAATAAAGTAATAATGACTGTATAATAATTCAATTTCACCTTCTTAAAGCTCGGAATCTTGATTGTACTGACCATTAGGACAGCCAGTCCGAAGAATAAGATGATGAATAAGCTAATATGGATATAGTTCTCCAGCAGGACAAGAAAGGCTACAATGCCTCCTGCAAATGTAATAGGAATCCCCCTGAAATGCTTCATTGACTCCTCTGTTGGGGTAATATTAAATCTTGCCAGCCTGTAACACCCAAACAGCGGGAATAATCCAGCCATCCATATTCCATATTGGTCGAAATCGGAAAAGAATGTATAGGATGCCAGGAAGGCAGGCGCCACTCCAAAGGAGACAATATCGGCCAGTGAATCGAGCTGTTTGCCCATATCATTGGCAACGCCTAGTATACGTGCCATTCTTCCGTCAAGCATATCTAACATTAACGCAATAAATATTAGAATGGTGGCATTTCTTACATCGCCGCTAATTATGTAGGAAATAGATAAATACCCGCAATACAGGTTTCCTAAGGTTAATAAGTTCGGTATTTGTTTGATCATTCGTCACATCCTCAATCTGTCACACCAGTATTCGTATGATTGCAATTGTTTTCTAATTGTATTTTAACAAAATTATGTCAGTTTGTATCCTTTCTCCTTAAGAAGAACGAAAAAACCTTCCCATAAACGGTGAAACCCCTCTGTCAAAACAGGAGAGGTTCTAATCCATTTTTCGTACAGAAATGAATTCCCTTATACGATAGGATTTGTTTCTGGTTGATCATCAATTCGTTTAATTATTCTTGCTGGATTACCGGCAACAACAACATTATCCGGAATATCCTTCGTTACAACGGATCCTGAGGCTACGACAACATTATCGCCAATCGTCACGCCAGGATTAATGACCGACCTGCCGCCAAGCCAGACATTGTGTCCAATTTTGACCGGCTTGCCATATTCCAATCCTGAATTTCGCTCATCCGGCATTAAAGGATGGGTCGCCGTATAAATATGTACGCCAGGGGCAAGCATGCAATTATCACCAATGACTACCGGGCATGTATCCAATATGAGACAGTCAAAATTTGCATAAAAATTCTCTCCGACAAAGATATTATAGCCATAATCACAAATGAAGTTTGGTTCAATATAGATATTCTTGCCAGTGGAACCAAGCAGCTGTTTTAAAATGCCTTCTCTTTCCTTTAAATCTGTCTCGATCGTTTGATTATAGATCCTTGTCCACTTTCTCGCTTCCATCCGATCTCTGACCAGTTCATCGTCTGCTGAACGATACATTTCCCCATTAATCATTTTCTCTTTTTCTGTCATATGGCTAGCCCCTCTCGTTTTTTTAGCGTTTAGATCTTCCGAAGCCGAACAGAAGAAATTGAATGATTCGCATCCTTCTCCAAAATGATATTGGCACGGTTTCTTGTCGGCGCTATATTACGGTCTAAGTTAACCTTATTGATTCGATTCCATATATCCGTTGCAACTCGGTCTGCCTCTTCATCCGTCAAATCAGCATAGCGGTGGAAGTAGGATTCCGGATTGGCAAACGCCGTTTTCCTTAGCGTCTTAAACCGCTCAACATACCATTGATAAATGTTCCGATCATCCGCATCGACATAGATGGAGATATCAAAGAAATCCGATACGTAGACACTATGAGAATGTGCTTCCTGCTTTGGTGTCTGCAGCACATTAATCCCTTCAACAATCACGATGTCCGGCTGCTTTATGACCGTATATTTTCCTGGAATAATATCATAATAGAGATGAGAATAGACTGGTGCTTTTACCTTTGGATGTCCAGCCTTAATTCGAGATAGAACTTTAATTAATTCTTTTGTATTATAGCTCTCTGGGAATCCCTTCTTATCCATGATTCCCTTGGCATTCAATACGTCATTCGGATAAAGAAAACCATCCGTTGTGATAATCTCTACACTTGGTGTGTTTGGCCATCTTGAAAGGAGTGCCTGAATAATTCTTGCTGTCGTACTCTTGCCGACGGCGACGCTTCCAGCTACGCCGATGACATAAGGCACCTTTCTCGTTGTATTGCCAAAGAAAGTATCCGTAACGGCATGAAGCATTTGAGAGGAATTGACATATAAATTTAGCAGACGGGTCAGCGGCAAATAAATCGTTGTAATCTCTTCTACAGATAATTTCTCATTCACGCCTTGAAGTTCTTCGATTTCCGTTTGCGTGAGTGTCATTGGTGTATTAAAACGTAAATTAGCCCATTCTTTTTTCGAAAAGTAACGGTATGGTGAAAAATTTGGCATGGGTATCTCCCTTTTTCTCTTTCTCATTCATCAGTATAAACTTTGGTAAGCTGTTTTTCCACCCGAACAGCCCTTTTTATGATTTTTCGAGAATTGACCATTCACTTTTTTGGGTGATACGATAATAATAATATGCCATAAAAGGAGACTATTGACATGCCATCCATTTATATCATTCACGAAAATCAAGAATGGACAAGACATCTGACAAACAGATTGGAAGAATTGAAGCTTCCCTATGAGGAATGGCATTTGCACGAGGGGCTTATAGACCTTACTGCCGAGCCGCCTGTGGGAGTCTTTTATAATCGAATGAGTGCTTCCTCCCATACACGGGGACATCGTTATGCCCCAGAAATGGCCGGCGGGGTACTCGATTGGCTTGAACAGCATAATCGCACCATTGTGAACGGTTCAAAAGCCCTTTCCTTTGAGATTAGTAAAATAAGACAATATACAGCCTTGACGAAAGCTGGGATCAAAACGCCAGCAACAGTAGCGGCTACAGGCAGGGAAAACATTATCGAAGCCGCCAAAAGGCTTGGAAAAACTCCGTTCATCACCAAGCATAACCGGGCCGGAAAGGGACTAGGCGTCCAATTATTCCAGTCTATTGAAGCCTTGGAGTCTTATTTGAACAGCCCAGCATTCATGGAACCTATTGATGGAATTACTCTCATTCAAGAATACATTCAATCACCTGAATCCACTATCACAAGGGCCGAATTCATTGGCGGCCAATTCTTCTATGCTGTGAATGTTGATACATCAACTGGGTTTGAACTCTGTCCTGCAGACGCCTGCCAGATTAATGATCTCTACTGCCCCACGAGTGAAGAGGCAGTAGAAAAGCCGCAATTTGATATGATAGAAGATTTCCACCATCCTATAATCAGTCAATACGAGGCCTTTCTAAAAGAAGCTCAAATTGATGTAGCAGGGATAGAATTTATTCGGGATGCCAGCGGCACGATCTATACGTATGACATTAACACCAATACGAATTATCATTCAGAGGCAGAAAGCAGAGCAGGAAAATATGGAATGCTTGAGCTGGCTAAATATCTCGGAAAACAATTGGGATAAGGTGAAACTTCCATCAGTCGGTGTTCTCCCGCTGATGGTTAGTTGAACCAATCGGGCTTTTACGGACAGTTGACCTCCCGCCTATACTTCTCGATATTCCTCCCTTTTTAGGTGAGAGTCTTACTGGCCGTTAATGCGGGATAAGGTGAAACTTCCATCAGTCGGTGTTCTCCCGCTGATGGTTAGTTGAACCAATCGGACTTTTACGGACAGTTGACCTCCCTTCCTCTAGGCCGGAGTCTTACTGTCCGTTAATGCGGGATAAAGTGAAACTTCCATCAGTCGGTGTTCTCCCACTGATGGTTAGTTGAACCAATCGGGCTTTTACGGACAGTTGACCTCCCGCCTATGCTTCTCGATATTCCTGCCTTCTTTTAGGTGGGAGTCTTACTGTCCGTTAATGCGGGATGAATAGGGAAAGCCCCTCATATTGGATTCTTCCAATTGAGGGGCTTCCTTTCTACCCTAGTATAATCTCTTTATATAGCTTTCTTCTAAGCTTACCTCTATTTCTTCCTTTGTTTTTTCGGCTGCCTTTGCATGAGCAGCGAGGATTTCCCCTGCTTTTGGCATGTCGTCAAGCGCCAGCCACGAACTCGGCTCCCATAGATTAGAGCGGATGATGGCTTTCCCGCAATGAAGGAAGCATTCTTCGACCTTGACGCCAATCCCGACTGAGGGAATGCTATTAGATGCTTTCAGCGGATACAGCAGCTCCTGATCGGTTACAATGGATGCCTTGCCATTGATTCTTAACGTCTCCCTTGAACCGGGTATGAGAAAAAGAATCCCAACCTGAGGATTTTCTAGTAGATTATACAAGGAATCGAGCCGCTTATTCCCCCTCCTCTCTGGAATAAGCAAATGCTTCTGATCTAGTACGGAAACAAAACCAGGCTGATCTCCGCGTGGTGAAGCATCCGCATTTCCCGCCTTGTTAGATGTAGCTAAAACAAGAAAGGGAGATTTAGCGATAAATGCCTTGCAATGCTCGTCCAAGCAGTCAATTACTTTATTGACAGCAAGGTCGCTTGGTTTCCCCATAAGGTCTTGTAAAGCCTCTCTCGTTTGGATCACATTCTTAAACATAAACTCCCCTTTTCTCTCGATCCCATCATCTATTGTTCAAAAAGTATGTATGACCATCTCATAAGAAAATAATCAGTGTTGAAAGAAGACAGATAGCCAAGCTAGGCAAAGCTACAAGAAAATAGCTGTTTGACCATGTTGATTTGAGATGCGAGGCCTTACTAAAGTCATCTGCAAGCTCCTTTGCTGGGGCTGAGCCAACCATCAACAGGGCAATAAGCAAGCTGATCCCCCCAGTAATGCCCGTTAGAATTGGCAGCAGCTGCACATCACGGTATAGAGCGAATATGAAAATATCAATACAAGCAATGATGATGCCATAAACGAGAAATTTTTTCATGATTACCCCTACTCTCTGATTCTATTCGTGCGCGATCCTCATCCTTTATTGCAGCAAGTCATTTCAATGACTAATCTAGCTTCCCTGATAAATGACTGCTCATAGCCTCAGCAACGGCTGCCGTATATTCCTTTGAATGAGGGACGAATTCATCCTTTGATAACACACGTGTATACATCGCTTTTTTCCCGTCTTGATCAATCATAAATCCTTCTGCCGTCAATTGGTTACATTTACCGTAGTAAAATTGGATGAAATCATGCAGATCCACCTTCGCCATCCCATCTACCTCCTCTTTCTGAAGAGAAAATGACTCTAGCGGTATCTTACATTCATACAGAAACACATGGCTGAATTCCTTGTCCGCAATCTTATTGGTATTAATGATGTTCTTCATTTTCCCCAGGTAAATAAGCTCATCAATACTGACATGAATTCCGACTTCCTCTTCGATTTCACGGACCCCGTCATGTACAGATTCATGTTCCATTAAATGTCCAGCGACCGTCATATCAAATAAACGAGGAAAATCCTTTTTCCTATGGCTCCTTTGCTGCAAATAGAGTGTACTTCCTTCTGGATTGACATCGATAAAGTAAACCTGAAAGGTCTCATGCCAAAGTCCCTTTTTATGGGCTTCATCACGTGCTGCCGTTCCAATTTGCCTTCCCTGCTCATCAAATATTTTCAGTATTTCTGTATCCATGAACCCACTCTTTTCAAAATGTCATTACTATTATTATATTCTGATTGAGCAGCTGGAATCCATAAATGATTGTATTTTTTGAAAATTCTATCAAAATGCACAAACTAAACTGATCACCATTATAAATCCAGAATCGAATATTCCTTAAGGATCTCCTTCGCCAAAAGAGAGATTTCCCATTTCTTTTAAATTTTGTCTCCCGCTCCGTTTAGGAAGCGAGCAATAGGGAAAAGTCTACTAATTGCTTTAAAAAGGGGATGAAGAAATGGAACCATTATATACAGCTGTTGTATCGGCGACAGGCGGAAGAGAAGGACATGTAAAATCAGAGGACGGCATCATCGACTTAGATGTACGCCAGCCAAAAGCATTAGGAGGATCAGGTGAGGAAGCAGCCAATCCGGAATTGTTCTTTGCCTCAGGTTATGCCGCCTGTTATGACGGTGCACTCAACCTCGTGCTGCGAAAAAACAAAATCAAAGCGGATACAACGGTTACCGCTAATGTGACAATCGGGAAAGATGAAGCTGACGGGGGACTGAAGCTAGCAGTCAGACTAGATGTATCGATTCCTGATTTGTCAAAAGAAGAAACAGAAAAATATGCAAAAGAAGCGCATCAAGTTTGCCCATACTCCAAGGCAACAAGAGGGAATATTGACGTGACCATCGTTACTGTCTGACCCGTTTTCCACACATAAAAGCGGTGCCCATGCAATTATGCCGGGCACCGCTTTTTCTATTAATTCATATTGATCCAGACACTCTTCACTTCCGTATAATTATCAAGGGCGTAGCTGCCCATCTCACGTCCAAGGCCTGATTGTTTATAGCCTCCAAATGGTGATCCGGCATCAAATGTATTATACGTATTCACCCAGACAGTTCCTGCCTTCAGTTTATGCGCAATGTAATGGGCTTTCTTGATATCCTGCGTCCAAACGCCGGCTGCAAGGCCGTACATGCTGTCATTGGCTTTCTCGACCAAATCATCGATATCATCAAACGGCATGGCCGCCACAACAGGACCAAAGATTTCTTCCTTAGCAATCGTCATGCTGTGGTTAACATCCGCGAAAATGGTTGGAGAAACAAAATAGCCCTTATCAAACGGAATATCTCCGCCTGTCAGCACTTCTGCCCCCTCTTCGATTCCCTTGTCAATATACCCTTTAACACGGGATTGCTGGGTAGATGAGATAAGCGGACCCATGGTCGTACCTTCTTCCATCCCATTTCCTTGCTTAATGTTCTTTGTGTTAGAGACAAGGTCAGCAACGACGTTGTCATACAATTTCTTTTGGACATAGAGACGGCTTCCCGCACAGCAAACCTGCCCTTGGTTGAACATAATTCCCATCAAAGCGCCAGGTACAGCCTTCTTTAAATCAGCATCAGGCAGGATGATATTCGGAGATTTCCCTCCAAGCTCAAGCGTAATTCTCTTTAATGTGTCGGCTGCAGAACGCATGATGGATTTCCCAACCTTCGTAGACCCGGTAAAAGCTACCTTATCAACATCTGGATGGTCAACAAGCGGCTGGCCAGCTGTTTGTCCATAACCTGGAACAATATTCACCACTCCATCCGGGAAACCGGCTTCCTGGATCAACTCAGCCAAGTATAAAGCAGAAAGCGGTGTATTCTCCGCCGGCTTTAAGACAACCGTACAGCCTGTCGCCAGTGCTGCTCCCAGCTTCCAGGCAGCCATGAGAAGCGGGAAATTCCATGGGATGATTTGTCCGACGACTCCCACCGGCTCATGTCTTGTATAGTTGAAGTAGTTCCCTTGAACCGGGATGGTCTGTCCAACAATCTTCGTGGCCCACCCGGAGAAATAACGGAAATGCTCCACCGCAAGCGGAACATCCGCTTTAGAGGTTTCCGAATACGGCTTTCCATTATCTAATGTTTCAAGCTGAGCTAACTCGACTTTATTCTCTTCCATTAAATCAGCTAACTTATAAATAAGCCGGCTTCTTTGTGAGGCACTCATCCTGCTCCATGGACCTTCTTCAAAGGCCTTGCGGGCAGCCTTTACAGCGAGGTCAATATCTTCCGCCTCAGCCTCTGCCACCTTTGCGAGTACCTCCCCTGTTGCCGGATTCATCGTATCAAATGTCTTGCCTCCTGCTGCTTCGACAAACTTTCCATTGATATATAACTGTTTTGTGCCCTCTAAAAATTTTGCTAGTTTTGGGCTGATGTTGGGACTTAGTGTGGTTGCCATAACTATCCCTCCAAATTATATATTTTTATGCTGGAAACGTTTTCATTATAAGGTAAATTTTCACACAATTCAAATTATTGAAGGGCGTTTTTCAGGGATAAAGCAACTTCATTATGATAGTATTTCTTTTTCCTAATAGACTTGTCTTAAAAGCTTTTCATACAGAGTAAATAGAAACAATACTTCTATTAGACCGTTTTTCTTGCATAATTAACATTTTGATGACAAAAGAGAGGAAATCCGCCACCGCACGGAGAATATGGTGGTATAAAACGAATTCTATTCCTATACAGGAGGATACGAATGAAGAATACACTTCTCGAAGACTTTGAACCATTCTTTGTTGAGTTTCAGCGAATTTGGAACAGCTGTCACACGGAAGAAATGATTGAACGCCTCTCCCCTGATATTGCTGTCCGCTGGGCACAGGCTGACGGAACAGTGGCTGATTGGGGCTATAAGGAGGCCTGCCTCGGCTGGGCGGAGGCTTTCGAAGAATATTGCGGGCATGATCCGAAATGGACGTTCCATCCATTAAAGATAGCCCAAGCATCAGAAAACGAAGTAATCGCTATGTTTTGGGTAACGTTTGAGATGGATGGGATTTCAAAGGATGTTGTCAAGCTGTTTATTCAGCGGTTCAGAAAGGAAGAAACAGGCTGGAAGCTTATCCGTGAATACTGTGAGAGTCTTCATCCTGCCCTCGTCAATATTAAATAAAACCGATAAAAACGGGTGCCCCATCTCAATTGAAGCACCCGTTTTTTCATTGTTCTAGTTCAATGAATTGTTCGATCTTATTCAGTAGAATCAATAGGGCAGCGC includes:
- a CDS encoding ABC transporter ATP-binding protein: MKSAAGLFKYFRPYRFIVLLGPLFMCLEVGMDLIQPTIMQKIIDNGIAAEDNGYVLTMGLFMFGAALLGLVGGVGSSIFSTRAAVHFSTDLRRDVFRKIDYFSGPNMDKFGAGKLITIMTNDITAVQQAAMMTLRIFVRGPIMFIGSIVIVYLTARELFPILLVIVPILVVLIVLFTFKAGTLFGLVQKAIDRVNTKTHEHLAGVRVVKAFGTEKYEMKQFTEVNDHLTKVNIRADLTIMGLMPLLQFIVNMGIVFAIWMGAIKLDSGSMEVGMIIAFVNYLTIILNSLMTSSAVLMQITRAFPSADRIKDVLDTTGDIEEPVRPVLLNEHKGEVEFKNVSFSYSKNGEHVLSDINVRIPPGETLGIIGGTGSGKTTLAKLIPRLYEVEAGQVLVNGMDIRKISLDELRESIGFITQKAMLFSGAIQYNLKMGKDDASVEEMTAALEDAQAWSFVKELDGIFDYELMQGATNLSGGQRQRLSIARALVRKPEILIIDDATSAVDAISEAAIQAALKEHYPESTKIIISSKISSVKEADQILVLEDGQEAALGTHEELLANNPLYQEICRIQGLKEESYESARK
- the pssA gene encoding CDP-diacylglycerol--serine O-phosphatidyltransferase; this encodes MIKQIPNLLTLGNLYCGYLSISYIISGDVRNATILIFIALMLDMLDGRMARILGVANDMGKQLDSLADIVSFGVAPAFLASYTFFSDFDQYGIWMAGLFPLFGCYRLARFNITPTEESMKHFRGIPITFAGGIVAFLVLLENYIHISLFIILFFGLAVLMVSTIKIPSFKKVKLNYYTVIITLFLLYMFYLIARSGFNSVPEFFYVAIAIYVVFIIARYIKARTPKFQLKKSRTIRLPRKDKLRKKKVKR
- a CDS encoding sugar O-acetyltransferase; translated protein: MTEKEKMINGEMYRSADDELVRDRMEARKWTRIYNQTIETDLKEREGILKQLLGSTGKNIYIEPNFICDYGYNIFVGENFYANFDCLILDTCPVVIGDNCMLAPGVHIYTATHPLMPDERNSGLEYGKPVKIGHNVWLGGRSVINPGVTIGDNVVVASGSVVTKDIPDNVVVAGNPARIIKRIDDQPETNPIV
- the coaA gene encoding type I pantothenate kinase, which codes for MPNFSPYRYFSKKEWANLRFNTPMTLTQTEIEELQGVNEKLSVEEITTIYLPLTRLLNLYVNSSQMLHAVTDTFFGNTTRKVPYVIGVAGSVAVGKSTTARIIQALLSRWPNTPSVEIITTDGFLYPNDVLNAKGIMDKKGFPESYNTKELIKVLSRIKAGHPKVKAPVYSHLYYDIIPGKYTVIKQPDIVIVEGINVLQTPKQEAHSHSVYVSDFFDISIYVDADDRNIYQWYVERFKTLRKTAFANPESYFHRYADLTDEEADRVATDIWNRINKVNLDRNIAPTRNRANIILEKDANHSISSVRLRKI
- a CDS encoding ATP-grasp domain-containing protein, which encodes MPSIYIIHENQEWTRHLTNRLEELKLPYEEWHLHEGLIDLTAEPPVGVFYNRMSASSHTRGHRYAPEMAGGVLDWLEQHNRTIVNGSKALSFEISKIRQYTALTKAGIKTPATVAATGRENIIEAAKRLGKTPFITKHNRAGKGLGVQLFQSIEALESYLNSPAFMEPIDGITLIQEYIQSPESTITRAEFIGGQFFYAVNVDTSTGFELCPADACQINDLYCPTSEEAVEKPQFDMIEDFHHPIISQYEAFLKEAQIDVAGIEFIRDASGTIYTYDINTNTNYHSEAESRAGKYGMLELAKYLGKQLG
- a CDS encoding pyridoxamine 5'-phosphate oxidase family protein → MFKNVIQTREALQDLMGKPSDLAVNKVIDCLDEHCKAFIAKSPFLVLATSNKAGNADASPRGDQPGFVSVLDQKHLLIPERRGNKRLDSLYNLLENPQVGILFLIPGSRETLRINGKASIVTDQELLYPLKASNSIPSVGIGVKVEECFLHCGKAIIRSNLWEPSSWLALDDMPKAGEILAAHAKAAEKTKEEIEVSLEESYIKRLY
- a CDS encoding NUDIX hydrolase, with translation MDTEILKIFDEQGRQIGTAARDEAHKKGLWHETFQVYFIDVNPEGSTLYLQQRSHRKKDFPRLFDMTVAGHLMEHESVHDGVREIEEEVGIHVSIDELIYLGKMKNIINTNKIADKEFSHVFLYECKIPLESFSLQKEEVDGMAKVDLHDFIQFYYGKCNQLTAEGFMIDQDGKKAMYTRVLSKDEFVPHSKEYTAAVAEAMSSHLSGKLD
- a CDS encoding organic hydroperoxide resistance protein; amino-acid sequence: MEPLYTAVVSATGGREGHVKSEDGIIDLDVRQPKALGGSGEEAANPELFFASGYAACYDGALNLVLRKNKIKADTTVTANVTIGKDEADGGLKLAVRLDVSIPDLSKEETEKYAKEAHQVCPYSKATRGNIDVTIVTV
- a CDS encoding aldehyde dehydrogenase family protein, with product MATTLSPNISPKLAKFLEGTKQLYINGKFVEAAGGKTFDTMNPATGEVLAKVAEAEAEDIDLAVKAARKAFEEGPWSRMSASQRSRLIYKLADLMEENKVELAQLETLDNGKPYSETSKADVPLAVEHFRYFSGWATKIVGQTIPVQGNYFNYTRHEPVGVVGQIIPWNFPLLMAAWKLGAALATGCTVVLKPAENTPLSALYLAELIQEAGFPDGVVNIVPGYGQTAGQPLVDHPDVDKVAFTGSTKVGKSIMRSAADTLKRITLELGGKSPNIILPDADLKKAVPGALMGIMFNQGQVCCAGSRLYVQKKLYDNVVADLVSNTKNIKQGNGMEEGTTMGPLISSTQQSRVKGYIDKGIEEGAEVLTGGDIPFDKGYFVSPTIFADVNHSMTIAKEEIFGPVVAAMPFDDIDDLVEKANDSMYGLAAGVWTQDIKKAHYIAHKLKAGTVWVNTYNTFDAGSPFGGYKQSGLGREMGSYALDNYTEVKSVWINMN